One window of Tepidanaerobacter acetatoxydans Re1 genomic DNA carries:
- the floA gene encoding flotillin-like protein FloA (flotillin-like protein involved in membrane lipid rafts), with protein sequence MGPAIGLLLIIALIFIALAIVLSFVPLGLWISALAAGVKIGIFNLIGMRLRRVPPNNIVNPLIKAIKAGIDVGVDKLEAHYLAGGNVDRVVNALIAAQRAEIPLTFERAAAIDLAGRNVLEAVQMSVNPKVIETPVVAAVAKDGIEVKAKARVTVRANIDRLVGGAGEETIIARVGEGIVTTVGSAESHKAVLENPDLISRTVLNKGLDSGTAFEILSIDIADVDVGRNIGAQLQTDQAEADKRIAQARAEERRAMAVAKEQEMKAMVQEMRAKVVEAEADVPKALAEALRQGKLGVMDYYNMKNVMADTQMRDSISKLGQKGENADKQNKE encoded by the coding sequence ATGGGACCAGCAATAGGTTTGCTTTTAATCATAGCTTTAATATTTATTGCACTTGCAATTGTTTTAAGCTTTGTCCCTCTGGGGTTATGGATTTCAGCCTTAGCTGCAGGGGTAAAAATAGGAATTTTTAATCTGATTGGTATGAGGCTTCGCCGCGTGCCTCCGAATAATATTGTAAACCCTTTGATAAAAGCTATAAAAGCCGGTATAGATGTAGGAGTTGATAAACTCGAGGCACATTATCTTGCGGGTGGTAATGTAGATAGAGTAGTAAATGCACTAATCGCAGCTCAAAGAGCAGAGATTCCATTGACATTTGAGCGTGCTGCGGCAATTGATTTAGCCGGCCGAAATGTACTTGAGGCAGTTCAAATGAGTGTGAATCCTAAGGTGATTGAAACACCTGTTGTTGCAGCAGTAGCAAAAGACGGAATTGAAGTAAAAGCAAAGGCTCGAGTTACGGTAAGGGCTAATATCGACCGTTTGGTAGGAGGAGCCGGTGAGGAAACAATTATTGCAAGAGTTGGAGAGGGTATTGTAACGACTGTTGGCTCTGCTGAAAGCCATAAAGCTGTTTTGGAAAATCCCGATTTAATTTCCCGCACTGTTTTGAATAAAGGACTTGATTCGGGAACGGCTTTTGAAATACTTTCCATAGATATAGCTGATGTGGATGTAGGCAGAAATATAGGTGCTCAGCTGCAAACAGATCAGGCTGAGGCAGATAAGCGTATTGCTCAAGCTAGAGCTGAAGAACGTCGAGCAATGGCAGTAGCTAAAGAGCAAGAAATGAAAGCAATGGTTCAAGAAATGAGAGCAAAAGTGGTTGAAGCTGAAGCAGATGTCCCAAAAGCATTAGCAGAAGCTTTACGGCAAGGAAAATTGGGAGTTATGGATTATTATAATATGAAAAATGTAATGGCCGATACTCAGATGAGAGATTCTATATCTAAGCTGGGGCAAAAGGGCGAAAATGCAGATAAACAGAATAAAGAGTAG
- the yqfC gene encoding sporulation protein YqfC — translation MSEGIRQKISDVLDLPQDVILNVPKVILTGRIAAFIENHKGIIQYNSELVKINTSIGVVCIKGADLLIKTIIADEITVEGKITAIELEE, via the coding sequence ATGAGCGAAGGAATAAGACAAAAGATATCTGATGTCCTGGATCTGCCACAAGATGTAATTTTAAATGTACCCAAAGTGATTCTTACAGGTAGGATTGCTGCTTTTATAGAAAATCACAAAGGTATTATACAATACAACTCTGAGCTGGTAAAAATAAATACTTCAATTGGAGTAGTTTGTATAAAGGGAGCAGACCTTCTTATCAAAACTATTATTGCCGATGAAATAACTGTTGAAGGAAAAATTACAGCTATAGAGCTTGAGGAATGA
- the yqfD gene encoding sporulation protein YqfD, with the protein MLLIKLWNYLSGYVIIKIVGEYGERLLNQAAMKNLYLWDVKRINDNELTAKINVRNFFKLARLAKKSRSRIYVLQRVGLFFTISKLKKRKAFLFGALLFVVAIYLMSSFIWNIEIKCSDNDLSTSIIQDLREWGLREGTFKYGLDKQYYLNKLLTKYKNISWAEIEIRGSKLIVELVKKQLPPELEENTPCDIIASKDGIIEEIINFRGEALVEPGQTVSKGDVLITGKIVLDQEQDQVLLVHAKGIVNARVWYQKAVKVPLVKTKMIPTGNSKKSLVLQLGKHILNFQLGDIAYDYYNKKTINEFSILPRLSGGIQFDIIEYAEVKPIKEFLNIEEASREAEAELFLQLKDILKEKKVTQKKMEYMLDSDQTSVIGSMIIEVIEDIGQKREIKYGEEKI; encoded by the coding sequence GTGCTTCTTATAAAACTATGGAATTATCTTTCGGGTTATGTTATTATTAAAATTGTAGGGGAGTATGGTGAAAGACTATTAAACCAAGCTGCAATGAAGAATCTCTATTTATGGGATGTTAAGCGAATTAATGATAATGAGTTAACCGCCAAGATAAATGTAAGGAATTTTTTTAAACTTGCCCGTTTAGCAAAAAAAAGCCGCAGCCGCATATATGTTTTACAGCGGGTAGGTCTGTTTTTCACAATATCCAAACTAAAAAAGCGAAAAGCATTTCTGTTTGGTGCCTTGCTTTTTGTGGTAGCGATTTATTTAATGTCGTCATTCATTTGGAACATTGAGATAAAATGTTCGGATAATGATTTAAGCACATCTATTATCCAGGATTTACGGGAATGGGGCTTGAGAGAAGGAACGTTTAAGTATGGGCTTGATAAGCAATATTATCTTAATAAGTTGCTGACAAAATATAAGAATATATCTTGGGCAGAAATTGAAATAAGAGGCTCAAAACTTATAGTTGAGCTTGTAAAAAAACAATTGCCACCCGAGCTTGAAGAAAATACGCCCTGTGATATAATAGCCTCAAAAGATGGTATAATAGAGGAAATAATAAACTTTCGAGGTGAAGCACTGGTTGAACCGGGTCAAACGGTAAGTAAAGGAGATGTCTTGATAACCGGAAAAATTGTTTTGGATCAGGAGCAAGATCAAGTATTACTAGTGCATGCCAAAGGTATCGTAAATGCTCGTGTATGGTACCAGAAGGCTGTAAAAGTTCCGCTTGTCAAAACAAAAATGATTCCTACGGGTAACAGTAAAAAATCTTTAGTGCTCCAGCTTGGGAAACACATCTTAAATTTTCAACTTGGAGATATTGCGTATGATTATTACAATAAGAAAACAATAAATGAATTTAGTATATTGCCTAGATTGTCAGGCGGTATACAGTTCGATATTATTGAATATGCAGAAGTGAAACCAATAAAGGAGTTTCTAAATATAGAAGAAGCATCTCGTGAAGCAGAAGCTGAACTTTTTTTGCAATTAAAGGACATTTTGAAGGAAAAAAAAGTAACCCAAAAAAAGATGGAATATATGCTGGATTCAGATCAAACATCGGTTATTGGCTCAATGATAATAGAAGTAATTGAAGATATAGGCCAGAAAAGAGAAATCAAATATGGGGAGGAAAAAATTTGA
- a CDS encoding PhoH family protein, translated as MVFLFGNRDINVKYIEEEFNVKVITREGEIAILGEEKDVESVRQLFNQMLEVLRAGNSLTTNEVKYFVKLAKSGEGEKFNDLYDDIICYTHRGKPIKPKTVGQKLYALAMRQNDIVFGIGPAGTGKTYLAMAMAVTAFKEKEVNRIILTRPAVEAGEKLGFLPGDLQDKVDPYLRPLYDALYDILGVDAFRRYMEKGLIEVAPLAYMRGRTLDDSFVILDEAQNTTSEQMKMFLTRLGFGSKAVVTGDLTQIDLPKGVYSGLEQVREVLKDVKGIQFIYLDDKDVVRHEVVQRIIKAYEKFDKKHLQNMG; from the coding sequence ATGGTATTTTTATTTGGTAATCGCGATATAAATGTTAAATATATCGAAGAAGAATTTAATGTAAAGGTAATTACTCGTGAGGGTGAAATTGCAATACTCGGAGAAGAAAAAGATGTGGAGTCGGTACGACAACTTTTTAATCAAATGCTTGAAGTGCTGCGTGCCGGCAATTCTTTGACAACTAACGAAGTAAAGTATTTTGTAAAACTTGCAAAAAGCGGTGAGGGAGAAAAATTTAATGATTTATATGATGATATAATCTGCTATACTCATCGCGGAAAACCTATAAAGCCTAAAACTGTAGGACAGAAGCTTTACGCACTTGCCATGAGACAAAATGACATAGTTTTTGGTATTGGGCCTGCAGGGACGGGGAAAACTTATCTTGCAATGGCTATGGCAGTAACAGCTTTTAAAGAGAAAGAAGTAAACCGAATTATATTAACAAGACCGGCAGTGGAGGCCGGTGAAAAACTCGGATTTTTGCCCGGAGATCTGCAAGACAAAGTCGATCCTTACCTTAGGCCACTATATGATGCTTTATATGATATTTTGGGTGTGGATGCTTTCCGACGTTATATGGAAAAAGGTTTAATTGAAGTTGCACCTTTAGCATATATGAGAGGGCGTACATTAGACGATTCTTTCGTTATTTTGGATGAAGCTCAGAATACGACCTCTGAACAGATGAAAATGTTTTTAACGCGGCTGGGCTTTGGCTCTAAAGCAGTAGTTACCGGAGATCTGACTCAGATTGATTTACCTAAAGGGGTCTATTCGGGTTTGGAACAAGTCAGAGAAGTTTTAAAGGATGTCAAGGGAATTCAATTTATTTATTTAGATGATAAAGATGTTGTACGTCATGAGGTAGTACAGAGAATAATCAAGGCATATGAGAAGTTTGACAAGAAGCACCTACAGAATATGGGGTGA